GCTGCCAAAGCGGGTCTTGCTGTAGCGTCTGCAGCTTCTCCTGGGCCGTTTCGGCAGCTTCAGCAGTGTTTTCACCCGTCCAGAGGAAGATCACGTCGCCATCAGCCTGGTCTAGCAGCTCTTGGCTAATGCTGGTTTGAATCGGGTTGTCAAAGCGGGCAATGGCTTCTTCAGCACCAATATCCTGAGCCGCAGGGCGCGACAACCCAGCATCTTGCAAAACAGTGCCGCAAAAAGAATCCCGCAGATAAAGATTGATAGTGTCGGGATAGATCCGCACCACAGAAACCTTTAGCCCCTGCAAGTGTCCCATCTGGGCCTTGAAATCAGCCAACCGCGCATAATAGGCGTCCATCGTCTGTTCGACCGCCTCAGCTTGCCCCAGCGCCTCGCCCACTCGCTTAAAGCGCTCCTTCCACTGGCCGCTGTGTTCAGACGCAAACAGCACCGTTGGCGCAATCTGAGCCGCCTGCCCATAGATGCCCTGATGGTGGTCAAGCCCCAAAATTAAATCTGGCTTGAGCGCCAGCACACTCTCCAAGTTAGGCTCCCCCGCCTGACCCACATTTTCGACCCCCACTAGGTGCTCTTCCAAATGGCCTACCAAGCCAGAGAAAGAAGTGGCAACGGGGGCAAGGCCAGATGCGATCGCATCCTCAAACGACATCCCATCCAGCGTCACCAACCGCTCAAACGCCTTCGGCACACAGCTCGACCCTGCCGCGTGTTCGATGGGGGTGCAGTTTTCAACCGTTCCTGCCAGATCTGTGCGCCCTTGGCAGCCCACTACTAGGCCCAACGCTAGGAGAAAAAGTGCTAACAGACAACTTCGGCGTCGCAAAGATCGAAGGGTATTAGTTATTTTCAATGGGTGCTCCTTTAGTGGGTTTAGGGTGCAGGGTCTAGGGGGTAGGAGGAAGAGGGAAATAAGGAGAAAAAGGGAACGTTGAGGGTTGGTGAATTGTAAGTATTGGGGTGGGAAACTATCGGGATTTGAAAGTTTGGTGTAGGGGAAAGGATTTAGCGGTTTGGGTATACCAGGTAACTGACCTCGAAATTGGTTACATTGATCGCCCTCAATATCAACACATTGAGCAAGAATGCATCACCATCCCTAAAACTCCACCACCACCCTCGCCGACAGCCCAAACGGTGCCCCCGGCCTGACAAACTGAAACTCATCCGACGACGTGAAATAGGCAGTGTTGAACAGGTTTTCGATATTGAGCTGCGCCCGCCAGTTGTCGCGCCGATAAAACAGCGCCGCATCAGTACGGAAATAGCTAGGCAGGGTAAACGTATTGTCTAGATCCCCCGCCCGGTCGCTCAGGTAAAACAGCCCTAGGCCAAAGCCCAGCCCTTGCAGGTTGCCCTCTTGAATTTCATAGGTGCTCCACAGGCTGAATTGGTTGTCCGGTACATTGGCGAGGCGATTGCCCACAATGTCGCGATTGTCCTGACTGACAAAGGCATCTAGCAGCGTGTAACTGGTGGTCATATTCCACCCCGGCAAGATTTCGCCCCCCAGGCTAAGCTCTATGCCGCGGCTAGCAACTTCCCCGGTTTGCACCGAAAATTGGCGGTTGTTTGGGTCTGGAGTACTGACATTTTGGCGACGGATATCAAACAGGGCCAGATTCAGGCTGAGACGATCGGTGAGGTCGGCTTTGGCTCCCACTTCAAACTGCCGCCCAATTTCAGGCTCAAAGGTTGATCCGTTGGCATTGCGGCTTGCCCCAAAGGAGGGGCTAAAGGAGCGGGTGTACGAAGCGTATAAGGAGATCGGCTCAATGGGCTGGTAGACTACCCCAAAGCGTGGCGAAAAGGCGCTATCTGACTGGCTAAATTCGCTCCGGGGGTCGCCTAGATCTTGAGTGGTGCGGAACTGATCGGCAACGTCGTAGCGGATGCCTGCCAACACCTTCAGATTTGGCAGAATTTCAATTTGGTCCTGCAGGTAAACGCCCCAGGTACTGATCGTATCGTCCCGGAAAAACTCGGGTTCAATGGCGTAGGGAATGCCGGTATAAACCGGGTTAAAGACATTGATCGGGGTATAGAAATTGCTGAACTGAAACTCTGGCTGCTCCAGCACGTTGCGATATTCTGCCCCAATTAGCACCTGATGGTTGATTGAGCCTGTACTGAAGCGACCAACTGCTTCGGCATTGGTGAATAGGCGGCGGTAGGTGCCCCCGCCAAAGTACTCTGTCCGTTCGATGTCGCCGGTCGCTTCATCAAAAAAGTCGTAGAGGGGGGCATAGCGTCTAGGGCTGTACTGCAGATACTGGGTAGCTTGGCGCAGTGACCAGTTCTCATTCAGGTCATGGTTGAGTCGGTAGCCCAGGGTGAACTGGTCTTGGGAAAATTCACCAAAATCTTCCCCAACAAAGCGGCTGCGAGGCACATTCACCGGGCCAGCGGCGGTAAAAGGAATGCCCTGGTCAATGGTTTCGCGATCGCGCGCATACTGACCAAAGAAATTGATTGAGGTGTTGGGGCCGATATCCCAAGTGAGAGTCGGCGATATCAGGAGGCGTTCGCCATCAACCAAGTCGCGGAAGCTGCCAAAGTTTTCGTAGGACAGGTTCAGGCGATATCGCACTGAGCGATCTTCGGTCAGCGGCCCAGTGACATCGACATCCCCTCGGTACGTGTTGAAGCTGCCGATTGTAGCGCCTACCGAGTAAAACGGTTCGCTCAGGGGCTGCTTAGATACTAAGTTGATGATGCCGCCCGGTTCTCCCTGGCCGAATAGCACCGAGGCTGGCCCCCGAAGAATCTCGACTTGCTCCACATCGTTAGTGCTGAGTGGGGCGAGTGAAAAGGTACTGATGCCATCGCGAAAGATCCCACCGCGAATCGGGAAACCACGAATCAAAAAACCTGGGCCAAATACGCTCGTCCCTCGCCCTCCTGAGGAGACGACGCTACCAGCCGTTTCTAGGGCACGATCCAGTTCGGTAACGCCCCGGTCTTCAATTACCGCTTGGGGAATCACCTGAATCGACTGGGGAATATCGCGAAGAGGCGTATCTGTGCGAGTAGCCGTACTGGCACTAGAGGGGTTGTAGCCCTCTTCGACCACTCCTGTAACCTCAATCAGCAGCGCGTCGTCAGCAGCCGTCTCTAGAGCTTGACCCGGCAAGATGCCCAGCACCAGACCATTGCTGCCAGTGACAATGTCAGCGGTGGGCGGCCCATCGTTACCCGTGATAGCAATTTGCACCCGGTTGCCCTCTAGGGTCGTGAGCGCCACCAGCGCAATCCCTTCTGCAGGGGCAAATTGCTCAAAAATATCGCCATCCGCTAGAGCCAGCACCGCATTGGGAATTTCGGCAATCAGTGCATTGCCCACCACTTCGGTTGGGGGGACTTCTAACGGGGCGGCAGCCTCCAAAATCAGCCGTAGCCCAAGTTCGTCGGTTTCTAGCCGAACGGCTGTAATCTGCGCGGGGGCTTGGGTTAGGTACTGATCTAGAGATTGGCTGCGGTGTTCTAATCGCCCCGGCACAGCTAGCCCAGGGGGGGCTGCTAAGGCCATTGGCAGGAAAAGCAGACCCGCTAGCCACATCAGTCGTTGTAATTTGTAAATCATCACACCACGGCCTCACGAAACGAGTGCCCCTTACACTAGGAGCAGTTGAATTAATCAGGAATCTTTCTCAACAAAATACCGAATGAGGGGGACAGGGTTGTAGAGGATGCGATCGCATCGCGGAGTTTTTGTGATCCCTAGCGGGAGTTTTTGGGGGGTAGCTTAGCCCTGCTGTCGTATATAGACGCTGGGGTTGACGCCAAACTTGCGCCGAAAGGCCGCCGCAAAATGCCCTCGACTAGCGAACCCGACGACTTGAGCCGCTTCTGTTACAGAGATTTCTCCAGCGGCTAAGAGCTGTTGCGATCGCTCCAGCCGTCGCTCGTGCAGATAGCCAAACGCTGTCGTTCCAAATACTTGCCGGAAGCCCACCTTGAGCTTGTGATCATTGATGCCCACAGCCCGAGCCAACTCCATTAG
This sequence is a window from Pseudanabaena sp. FACHB-2040. Protein-coding genes within it:
- a CDS encoding iron-siderophore ABC transporter substrate-binding protein; translation: MRRRSCLLALFLLALGLVVGCQGRTDLAGTVENCTPIEHAAGSSCVPKAFERLVTLDGMSFEDAIASGLAPVATSFSGLVGHLEEHLVGVENVGQAGEPNLESVLALKPDLILGLDHHQGIYGQAAQIAPTVLFASEHSGQWKERFKRVGEALGQAEAVEQTMDAYYARLADFKAQMGHLQGLKVSVVRIYPDTINLYLRDSFCGTVLQDAGLSRPAAQDIGAEEAIARFDNPIQTSISQELLDQADGDVIFLWTGENTAEAAETAQEKLQTLQQDPLWQQLKAVQQGRVYVVPSYWIGSGAVAANRVIDDLFTYLVTHS
- a CDS encoding TonB-dependent siderophore receptor, with the protein product MIYKLQRLMWLAGLLFLPMALAAPPGLAVPGRLEHRSQSLDQYLTQAPAQITAVRLETDELGLRLILEAAAPLEVPPTEVVGNALIAEIPNAVLALADGDIFEQFAPAEGIALVALTTLEGNRVQIAITGNDGPPTADIVTGSNGLVLGILPGQALETAADDALLIEVTGVVEEGYNPSSASTATRTDTPLRDIPQSIQVIPQAVIEDRGVTELDRALETAGSVVSSGGRGTSVFGPGFLIRGFPIRGGIFRDGISTFSLAPLSTNDVEQVEILRGPASVLFGQGEPGGIINLVSKQPLSEPFYSVGATIGSFNTYRGDVDVTGPLTEDRSVRYRLNLSYENFGSFRDLVDGERLLISPTLTWDIGPNTSINFFGQYARDRETIDQGIPFTAAGPVNVPRSRFVGEDFGEFSQDQFTLGYRLNHDLNENWSLRQATQYLQYSPRRYAPLYDFFDEATGDIERTEYFGGGTYRRLFTNAEAVGRFSTGSINHQVLIGAEYRNVLEQPEFQFSNFYTPINVFNPVYTGIPYAIEPEFFRDDTISTWGVYLQDQIEILPNLKVLAGIRYDVADQFRTTQDLGDPRSEFSQSDSAFSPRFGVVYQPIEPISLYASYTRSFSPSFGASRNANGSTFEPEIGRQFEVGAKADLTDRLSLNLALFDIRRQNVSTPDPNNRQFSVQTGEVASRGIELSLGGEILPGWNMTTSYTLLDAFVSQDNRDIVGNRLANVPDNQFSLWSTYEIQEGNLQGLGFGLGLFYLSDRAGDLDNTFTLPSYFRTDAALFYRRDNWRAQLNIENLFNTAYFTSSDEFQFVRPGAPFGLSARVVVEF